One window from the genome of Bacillus rossius redtenbacheri isolate Brsri chromosome 12, Brsri_v3, whole genome shotgun sequence encodes:
- the LOC134537220 gene encoding cuticle protein 21-like, which produces MALKFVVLSALVAAASAGYLGAPAVVAPGAPVGYAARPLGYAAPAYAARPLAYAAAPAAIDTDYDPNPSYNYAYDIQDALTGDSKNQQESRQGDVVQGSYSLTEPDGTRRTVEYTADPVNGFNAVVHKEPLGVAKVAAPLGYAAPAVAKVAAPLGYAAPLGYAAAPALGYGKALLG; this is translated from the exons ATGGCACTCAAG ttcgTCGTCCTGTCCGCCCTCGTGGCCGCCGCCAGCGCCGGCTACCTGGGAGCCCCCGCCGTGGTGGCCCCTGGCGCCCCTGTGGGCTACGCCGCCCGCCCCCTGGGCTACGCCGCCCCCGCATACGCCGCCCGCCCCCTGGCctacgccgccgcccccgccgccatCGACACCGACTACGACCCCAACCCGTCCTACAACTACGCCTACGACATCCAGGACGCTCTGACCGGCGACTCCAAGAACCAGCAGGAGAGCCGTCAAGGAGACGTGGTCCAGGGCAGCTACAGCCTCACCGAGCCTGACGGCACCCGCCGCACCGTCGAGTACACCGCCGACCCCGTCAACGGCTTCAACGCCGTCGTGCACAAGGAGCCCCTGGGTGTCGCCAAGGTCGCCGCCCCCCTGggctacgccgcccccgccgtcGCCAAGGTCGCCGCCCCTCTGGGCTACGCCGCGCCCCTGGGCTACGCCGCCGCCCCCGCTCTGGGCTACGGCAAGGCTCTCCTGGGTTAA